In the Gammaproteobacteria bacterium genome, one interval contains:
- a CDS encoding chemotaxis protein CheW, translated as MNEPLTPPDANVPPMTVDDCWNRIGVWRRGDEICPQLARVIHCRNCEHYAAAGRQILQREIPPGYRDTWARVLAEPKLRQKTDTESCIIFRLGDEWLAIPSRIVSEITSARPIRRLPHARSMVRGLVNIRGELQLCMSLGALLGLEKGAQPRSVSSVGIADRMLLIGDQGNRYVFPVTEVHGLHHHPPGELQAVPATLGKATASYTSGVLPWRDAHVACLDADLLFKALNASLT; from the coding sequence CGACTGCTGGAACCGCATCGGTGTATGGCGCCGTGGCGACGAGATCTGTCCACAACTGGCCCGCGTCATCCACTGCCGCAACTGCGAACACTATGCCGCGGCCGGGCGCCAGATCCTGCAGCGCGAGATCCCGCCCGGCTACCGGGACACATGGGCCCGCGTGCTGGCCGAACCCAAACTCCGGCAGAAAACCGATACGGAGTCCTGCATCATCTTCCGCCTGGGCGACGAATGGCTGGCCATCCCCAGCCGTATCGTCAGCGAAATCACCTCGGCGCGGCCGATCCGCCGGCTGCCGCACGCCCGTTCAATGGTGCGGGGTCTGGTCAACATCCGCGGCGAACTGCAGCTGTGCATGTCACTCGGCGCGCTGCTCGGCCTGGAAAAAGGTGCTCAGCCGCGGTCTGTCAGCAGCGTGGGCATCGCCGACCGTATGCTGCTGATCGGTGACCAGGGTAACCGCTATGTGTTCCCGGTCACCGAGGTGCACGGCCTGCATCACCACCCTCCCGGCGAGCTGCAAGCGGTTCCAGCGACGCTCGGCAAGGCCACGGCGAGCTACACGAGCGGCGTGCTCCCCTGGCGCGATGCACATGTCGCCTGCCTGGATGCCGACCTTCTGTTCAAGGCCCTGAACGCGAGTCTGACATGA